From one Anopheles bellator chromosome 1, idAnoBellAS_SP24_06.2, whole genome shotgun sequence genomic stretch:
- the LOC131213235 gene encoding uncharacterized protein LOC131213235 — translation MTEAQANEYLRNRLWQKAKDIYDTIVEASVSEPPSGAGSTSCRRHSREQVIACLYGRTECCLELEQYDQVAQDCVRLLQLLSAGEGTPGSGSTPSPPSPPTPPPATSTDSPSPTPSSSSSTGSSSSISTKATSGSSGGGNQKTSPTATTNGGSAGGIVGTSSTTAAVAVTAAAASTGSTESKIRKRLIHSLFKQQKFAEAEVILQEWTANHSHNQDIDRQLNRLMGLLRLASGAGDEAGDAAATAAAVAGAAVTSDTECSPASSTESFVASLLNDEYRHIETKLENLILNNLPADRYTKQLCRIENQLKFTGGNNGSPPDCGPEQQGKKQQPAAPTSASSSASSSSSSSSSSSSSSSSSHHQRAGPVEDTEKRKDSSGSGGTGTHGSAIGSGEESGKTVAKATPSSSAAPSISSTNNNSSSNAGSSDSKTSDSNRNLLNEANSDSEKKATAVAAAATVVASGNSGTSSGAPAERDRKPGIGAATVAGAKSGAIKPSAYKEQQVKGGEKSAARGGGASGKAVPAAAVDKLNSITCVYCTLSFADRSELRAHCQTESHQNIIMSDEGRDWKWRPPPRGFVAEAYSLCENFRDNQNCHYGNQCVEAHGVDELNEWKERFEYRKKKLQRARDKELYGKSYTEQLLERWVQAPSPDKVMREKVEGVEDSCSHDLVTTISSKVSKREWSFVLKTKRPLRAVALLQDAHRNHFVLKQVCPGGASGKKSGTGSGGVGPGAGKGPASAAEVEGPVEQEWIAPVSGGATPVTAAAVAEGAVSSVILEHRVKVGFSTEIYGTFRQTVVFDMGKEPVLVKHICVDVVPVTEVDKIQEIKKDIVMSTAERWDETNSEVAEFTTAPIAHMQTAAYTADAEREKELLVRYPLPKASTFVLTQSTITEKRLTRNNYRNRIHELLYVEEIARYDQIARYNLTTRLSIVTNYLLTPSGMATSTAKYSHSGELFALMKLGKDVSEDTSAGRLILNNCQAVYIAAKEQPPPGEKRRVYEAVIEDKGKNMIYMKVSAKAVSGLGLKPDTEFLADIQFQPNRLTYCEWHQAIDKIADFRIIFPEILLEPSIPWTPQRQWDAALDPKLNSKQKEAVVAITTPVSVALPPILLIGPFGTGKTYTLAQAIKQLLLQDNTKILICTHSNSAADLYIKDYLHPWVEEGMAEARPLRVYYHKRWVATVNSIVQKYCLIDLNINMRNFRRPSVKDILKHRVVVVTLNISMELASLDLPKGHFTHIFLDEAAQAMECEAIMPLALAGEKTRIVLAGDHMQMSPELFSHFAKERKLHVSLLERLYDHYPNDFPCKILLCENYRAHEAIIKFTSELFYEQKLIASGKQPRHEKFYPLTFFTTRGEDVQDKNSTAFYNNSEVYEVVERVCELRKKWPSAWGKINDQSIGIMTPYADQVFRIRSELRKRRMGGISVERVANVQGKQFRAIFLSTVRTRRTCNSNDGGGGGASGGTSGRGATSGEEVDYGFLSNSKLLNTAITRAQSLVAVVGDPVALCSIGRCRKVWERFIEICYNNKSLFGITWSLLRSQLDGVELKKTYVLNPLAPEFIPRALQGEAYLRDQAASLGNVVGPGGGAGGGGGPVAPYHYAVHQLGASGGSAHHHGTHPQSTVGHQQQPQQPQQQPQIGPHQHGPQHPHQPAGNQFHQHGAGGGFPLGGTGAVPNAATAAAAAAGLMRNPLALTPFVGPASGAGGPAGGVLQPHMQSQQPQQPVQQAPPSQSQQQQQSFPYQNTLYYYQQQQQQQQQQQQQQSAQQQTLRGGAIGAPGSSLVPSHPSTHAAGPPLPPNLVVPPASGPSSAGGLWGAAGSAAAAAAAAAAAVAGGGHFPMVASPGGRNTPPGWRLAAQKNAPPSIRPQLSQPNAVSHLAMAGLPPGRPPPMLAAPPMRSPTIGAGSQQPQQGVLPPLSYFQQQQQQANKGVLMPGGQGSGGQTVASTGGGGGGGFGLYHQQLGGPLNGQQQQQQQVTQQQYHVMASRPLLSGPLSPSGFPQQPGANFGPHAPQSANDLSYLSGLQGELMAMAASNRIPPLAGTSAGQKLNPSLHRAASGAGGGELSFGGLDKSSDFQFLQNVHFPELRTSQQQQQQQQQGGHLQALQQQLQLQQQQQQQQQQQHPPQVVGPGDFSHLLPPNMSFIDMALQTKEYQYYWFVKLMETKGLEAAHKFTDILRQVPTAVAAANQAIKPLPPGQQSGLSLATLKGGPGAGGPGLSSTQTADLFLENILNPIKDPLLVGAGAGVASVSNPSLHSNVLANGTGGGGSGSNGGGGAPKSILDTVDLFGGLASGEIPSLIGPSIASQSSQSVPLYRRQAGQNYQPSTSGGSGSAPSADSSTPDLLDSVHLHQQQHQQQHYGVNMQQQQQPSLVELLEPKQLGQQQQQQQKFFYPSSDHGHGVMGNGNGLSFGGNPLMEQQQQQQQNGFPTGAGFSSIQNIAAGLLQQQQQQQMHQGLGGGREFMQHLSHHQQQQQAGGSGQTHMHDDLLAAAQQQQQRQQPGAGGGHSILPVVSSSAHATYASVLSQGQHGVSQLVNNHHPHGNGNHHVGQHLQQQQHFGAQHGGIDGLKQQHGKLELSDDAAGSGQSGTGAAAGVGNGNNNGGGGNSNDPFAALRNLGGKSNGLYNYFA, via the exons ATGACCGAAGCGCAAGCCAATGAGTACCTCCGGAATCGTTTGTGGCAGAAGGCGAAAG ACATTTACGACACGATCGTCGAGGCGTCCGTAAGCGAACCACCGTCCGGGGCCGGCTCGACGTCGTGCAGGCGACACTCGAGGGAGCAGGTGATCGCCTGCCTGTACGGTCGCACCGAATGCTGCCTCGAGCTCGAGCAGTACGACCAGGTGGCCCAGGATTGTGTccggctgctgcagttgctgaGCGCAGGAGAAGGCACCCCGGGCAGTGGAAGCACTccatcaccgccatcgcccccaacgccgccgccagcaacaTCCACCGATTCGCCCAGCCCGACGCCATCGTCCTCCTCATCAaccggctcgtcgtcgtccatctCGACGAAGGCAACGTCCGGATCGTCTGGAGGCGGGAATCAGAAGACCAGCCCGACCGCTACGACGAACGGTGGAAGTGCGGGTGGTATCGTCGGTAcatcgtcgacgacggcggcagtggcagtaacggcggcagcggcgtccaccggaagcaccgagTCGAAGATCCGCAAGCGGCTCATACATTCGCTGTTCAAGCagcaaaagtttgccgaagCGGAGGTCATTCTGCAGGAATGGACCGCTAACCACAGCCACAACCAAGACATTgaccggcagctgaaccgGTTGATGGGGCTACTGCGGCTGGCTTCCGGTGCTGGGGATGAGGCTGGGGatgccgcggccacggccgccgccgtcgccggagctGCCGTGACTAGCGACACCGAGTGCAGTCCGGCCTCGTCGACCGAGTCGTTCGTGGCGTCACTGCTCAACGACGAGTATCGGCACATCGAGACGAAGCTGGAAAACTTGATCCTCAACAACCTACCAGCGGATCGCTACACCAAGCAGCTGTGTCGGATCGAGAACCAGCTGAAGTTTACCGGCGGCAACAACGGATCGCCGCCGGACTGTGGTCCGGAGCAGCAGGGCAAGAAACagcaaccagcagcaccgacgTCGGCTTcatcatccgcatcatcatcatcatcatcgtcgtcgtcgtcttcgtcgtcatcttcTAGCAGTCACCATCAGCGCGCCGGTCCGGTGGAAGACACGGAGAAGCGCAAAGATAGCAGTGGAAGTGGCGGCACCGGGACGCACGGATCGGCAATCGGCAGTGGGGAGGAAAGCGGGAAAACTGTGGCCAAAGcaacgccatcatcatcggcagcgcCATCGATTTCatcgaccaacaacaacagcagcagcaacgccggTAGCAGTGATAGTAAAACTAGTGATAGTAACCGTAATTTATTGAACGAAGCAAACAGTGATAGTGAGAAGAaggcgacggcggtggcggcagcggcgacagTGGTTGCCAGTGGCaacagcggcaccagcagcggtgCTCCTGCCGAAcgcgaccggaagccgggcatcggtgctgctactgttgccgGCGCGAAGAGCGGTGCGATCAAGCCGTCCGCGTACAAGGAGCAGCAGGTGAAGGGGGGAGAGAAATCGGCCGCTCGAGGTGGGGGCGCCTCCGGCAAAGCGGTGCCCGCAGCGGCGGTCGACAAACTGAACAGTATTACCTGCGTGTACTGCACGCTGTCGTtcgccgatcggtcggaacTGAGGGCCCACTGTCAGACCGAGAGCCACCAGAACATCATCATGTCCGACGAGG GGCGCGACTGGAAGTGGCGTCCACCGCCGCGTGGCTTCGTGGCCGAGGCGTACAGTTTGTGCGAGAACTTTCGCGACAACCAGAACTGCCACTACGGGAACCAGTGCGTCGAGGCGCACGGTGTGGACGAGCTGAACGAGTGGAAGGAGCGGTTCGAGTACCGGAAGAAGAAGCTCCAGCGGGCGCGCGACAAGGAGCTGTACGGCAAGAGCTACACGgagcagctgctcgagcgGTGGGTGCAAGCGCCCAGCCCGGACAAGGTGATGCGCGAGAAGGTGGAGGGCGTCGAGGACAGCTGCTCGCACGATCTCGTGACGACGATCTCGTCGAAGGTGAGCAAGCGCGAGTGGTCGTTCGTGCTGAAGACGAAGCGCCCCCTGCGGGCGGTCGCACTGCTGCAGGATGCCCACCGGAACCACTTCGTGCTGAAGCAGGTCTGCCCGGGAGGGGCCAGCGGCAAGAAGAGTGGtaccggcagcggtggcgtcGGTCCGGGTGCTGGGAAGGGGCCCGCATCCGCGGCGGAAGTGGAGGGTCCCGTGGAGCAGGAGTGGATCGCCCCGGTAAGCGGTGGGGCAACACCCGtcacggcggcagcggtggctgAAGGGGCAGTGAGTTCGGTGATTCTCGAGCACCGAGTGAAGGTGGGCTTTAGTACGGAGATTTACGGCACGTTCCGCCAGACAGTGGTGTTCGATATGGGCAAGGAGCCGGTGCTCGTGAAGCACATCTGCGTCGATGTGGTCCCGGTCACGGAGGTCGATAAGATCCAGGAGATCAAGAAGGACATCGTCATGTCGACGGCCGAGCGCTGGGACGAGACGAACTCGGAGGTGGCCGAGTTTACGACGGCACCGATCGCGCACATGCAGACGGCGGCCTACACGGCCGATGCGGAGCGCGAGAAGGAGCTGCTGGTGCGCTATCCGCTCCCGAAGGCGTCCACGTTCGTGCTAACCCAGTCGACGATCACGGAGAAGCGGCTGACGCGCAACAACTACCGGAACCGCATCCACGAGCTGCTGTATGTGGAGGAGATCGCGCGGTACGACCAGATCGCGCGCTACAACCTCACGACGCGGCTGTCGATCGTGACGAACTACCTGCTGACGCCGAGCGGGATGGCGACGAGCACGGCCAAGTACTCGCACTCCGGCGAACTGTTTGCGCTGATGAAGCTCGGCAAGGACGTGTCGGAGGAcacgtcggccggccggctgatcCTGAACAACTGCCAGGCGGTGTACATTGCGGCCAAGGAGCAGCCACCGCCCGGGGAGAAGCGCCGCGTGTACGAGGCGGTCATCGAGGACAAGGGCAAGAACATGATCTACATGAAGGTATCGGCGAAGGCGGTGTCCGGACTGGGCCTGAAACCGGACACGGAGTTTCTGGCCGATATCCAGTTCCAGCCGAACCGGCTCACGTACTGCGAGTGGCACCAGGCAATCGATAAGATCGCCGACTTTCGCATCATCTTCCCGGAGATCCTGCTGGAGCCGAGCATTCCGTGGACCCCGCAGCGCCAGTGGGACGCGGCGCTCGATCCGAAGCTGAACTCGAAGCAGAAGGAAGCGGTCGTGGCGATCACGACCCCGGTCAGCGTGGCGCTCCCGCCGATCCTGCTGATCGGCCCGTTCGGCACGGGCAAGACGTACACGCTGGCGCAGGCGAtcaagcagctgctgctgcaggacaaCACGAAGATCCTGATCTGCACGCACTCGAACTCGGCCGCCGACCTGTACATCAAGGACTACCTGCACCCGTGGGTCGAGGAGGGCATGGCCGAGGCGAGACCGCTGCGCGTCTACTACCACAAGCGAtgggtggccaccgtgaaCAGCATCGTGCAGAAG TACTGTCTGATCGACCTGAACATCAACATGCGCAACTTCCGGCGGCCCTCGGTGAAGGACATTCTGAAGCACCGGGTCGTGGTGGTGACGCTCAACATCTCGATGGAGCTGGCGTCGCTCGACCTGCCGAAGGGCCACTTCACGCACATCTTTCTCGACGAGGCGGCCCAGGCGATGGAGTGCGAGGCGATCAtgccgctggcgctggcgggcGAGAAGACGCGCATCGTGCTGGCCGGCGACCACATGCAGATGTCACCGGAACTGTTTTCGCACTTCGCCAAGGAGCGCAAGCTGCACGTGTCGCTGCTCGAGCGGCTGTACGATCACTACCCGAATGACTTCCCGTGCAAGATCCTGCTGTGCGAGAACTACCGGGCGCACGAGGCCATCATCAAGTTCACGTCCGAGCTGTTCTACGAGCAGAAGCTGATCGCGTCGGGCAAGCAGCCGCGCCACGAGAAGTTCTACCCGCTCACGTTCTTCACGACGCGCGGCGAGGACGTGCAGGACAAGAACTCGACCGCGTTCTACAACAACTCGGAGGTGTACGAGGTGGTCGAGCGGGTGTGCGAGCTGCGCAAAAAGTGGCCCAGCGCCTGGGGCAAGATCAACGACCAGAGCATCGGCATCATGACTCCGTACGCCGACCAGGTGTTCCGTATCCGGTCGGAGCTGCGCAAGCGCCGGATGGGCGGCATCAGCGTGGAGCGCGTGGCCAACGTGCAGGGCAAACAGTTCCGGGCGATCTTCCTGTCCACGGTCCGGACCCGGCGAACGTGCAACAgcaacgacggtggcggtggcggggccAGCGGTGGCACGAGTGGCCGCGGTGCCACTTCGGGCGAGGAGGTCGACTATGGGTTCCTGAGCAACTCGAAGCTGCTGAACACGGCCATCACGCGGGCCCAAAGCttggtggccgtcgtcggcgatcCGGTGGCGCTCTGCTCGATCGGACGCTGTCGGAAAGTTTGGGAGCGCTTCATCGAGATCTGCTACAACAACAAGAGCCTGTTCGGGATCACCTGGTCGCTGCTGCGATCGCAGCTTGATGGGGTCGAGCTGAAGAAGACGTACGTGCTGAATCCGCTGGCACCGGAATTCATTCCCCGGGCCCTCCAGGGGGAGGCTTACCTGCGCGATCAGGCGGCCAGTTTGGGCAACGTTGTTGGaccgggcggtggtgctggtggtggtggaggtccGGTGGCGCCGTATCACTATGCCGTGCACCAACTGGGTGCCTCCGGAGGATCCGCCCATCACCACGGGACACATCCACAGTCCACCGTggggcaccagcagcaaccgcaacaaccccagcagcagcctcaaATTGGCCCCCATCAACACGGCCCGCAGCACCCGCACCAGCCAGCGGGCAaccagttccaccagcatggtgccggtggtgggttcCCGCTGGGCGGAACCGGTGCCGTTCCGAATGCGGCCacagctgccgctgccgccgcgggTTTGATGCGCAACCCACTCGCCCTTACCCCGTTCGTAGGCCCGGCCAGTGGTGCCGGTGGACCGGCCGGTGGAGTGTTGCAACCTCACATGCAGTCCCAACAACCGCAGCAACCCGTACAGCAAGCGCCACCgtcgcagtcgcagcagcagcagcaatcctTTCCCTATCAAAATACCCTCTACTActaccagcaacagcagcaacagcagcaacaacagcagcaacaacagagCGCTCAGCAGCAAACGCTCCGTGGTGGTGCGATCGGAGCGCCCGGGAGCTCGTTGGTGCCCTCACATCCGTCGACCCACGCCGCTGGTCCTCCGCTCCCACCGAACCTGGTCGtgccgccggccagcggaCCGAGCAGCGCCGGTGGGCTGTGGGGCGCGGCTGGATccgcggctgccgccgccgccgctgctgcagccgccgttgccggcggtggccattttccaaTGGTGGCTTCGCCCGGAGGCCGTAACACCCCAcccggttggcggttggcggcGCAGAAGAACGCTCCACCCTCGATCCGACCGCAGCTGTCCCAGCCGAACGCAGTTTCGCATCTCGCAATGGCCGGACTTCCGCCGGGTCGTCCGCCACCGATGCTGGCCGCACCACCAATGCGCAGCCCAACGATCGGTGCCGGCtcgcagcagccacagcaagGGGTCCTACCGCCGCTGTCCTactttcagcagcagcaacagcaggccAACAAAGGCGTTCTCATGCCCGGCGGGCAGGGATCCGGCGGACAGACCGTGGCGTcaactggtggtggtggtggcggtggctttgGCCTGTACCACCAACAACTCGGTGGTCCCCtgaacggccagcagcagcaacagcagcaggtcacacagcagcagtaccacGTGATGGCGTCTCGTCCGCTGCTGAGTGGGCCCCTGAGTCCGAGCGGTTTCCCGCAGCAGCCGGGTGCAAACTTTGGCCCCCACGCGCCCCAGTCGGCCAACGATCTGAGCTATTTGTCCGGGCTGCAAGGTgagctgatggcgatggccgccTCGAACCGTATTCCGCCGTTGGCGGGAACCAGCGCCGGCCAGAAGCTCAACCCATCGCTCCACCGTGCGGCCAgtggcgctggcggcggtgaGTTGTCGTTCGGAGGTCTCGACAAGTCGTCCgattttcagttccttcagaACGTGCACTTCCCCGAGTTGCGCacgtcgcagcagcagcagcagcaacagcagcaaggtgGCCACCTTCAGGCGctacagcagcaactgcaactacaacagcagcagcagcagcaacaacagcagcaacatccgcCGCAAGTGGTCGGGCCCGG CGACTTCAGCCATCTGCTGCCACCGAACATGAGCTTCATCGATATGGCGCTGCAGACGAAGGAGTACCAGTACTATTGGTTCGTGAAGCTGATGGAAACGAAGGGTCTGGAGGCGGCCCACAAGTTCACCGACATTTTGCGCCAGGTACCGACGGCGGTTGCGGCCGCCAATCAAGCGATCAAGCCGCTCCCACCGGGCCAGCAGAGCGGACTGAGTTTGGCGACCCTCAAGGGGGgaccgggtgctggtggtcccGGGCTGTCGTCAACCCAAACGGCGGATCTGTTTCTGGAGAATATACTGAACCCGATCAAGGATCCGTTGCttgtcggtgccggtgctggtgtcgCGAGCGTGTCCAACCCGTCTCTCCACTCGAACGTGCTGGCGAACGgtactggcggtggcggtagcggCTCCAACGGAGGCGGTGGCGCACCGAAGAGTATCCTCGACACGGTCGATCTGTTCGGTGGGCTTGCGTCGGGTGAAATCCCTTCCCTGATCGGCCCATCGATCGCGTCGCAATCGAGCCAATCGGTCCCGCTCTACCGGCGGCAGGCGGGCCAAAATTATCAGCCATCGAcatccggtggctccggttcgGCCCCGAGTGCCGACTCGTCGACACCCGATCTGCTCGATTCCGTTCAccttcatcagcagcaacatcaacagcagcattACGGTGTCaacatgcagcagcagcagcaaccgtcgctggtggagctgctggaacCGAAACAGCtgggtcagcagcagcagcagcagcaaaagttCTTCTACCCATCCTCGGACCACGGTCACGGTGTTATGGGCAATGGGAATGGCCTGTCGTTCGGCGGCAACCCGTTgatggagcagcagcagcagcagcagcagaatgggTTCCCTACCGGTGCCGGGTTCAGTTCGATTCAGAACATAGCGGCCGGTTtgttgcaacagcagcaacaacagcaaatgCACCAAGGATTGGGTGGCGGTCGGGAGTTTATGCAACATCTGtcccaccatcagcagcagcagcaagcgggTGGTTCCGGACAAACGCATATGCATGACGatctgctggctgctgcacagcagcagcaacaacggcaacagccGGGAGCCGGTGGAGGACACTCGATCCTACCGGTCGTCTCATCCTCAGCCCATGCCACGTACGCCAGCGTGCTGAGCCAGGGGCAGCACGGCGTGTCGCAGCTGGTCAACAACCATCACCcgcacggcaacggcaaccatCACGTGGGAcagcatctgcagcagcagcaacatttcgGCGCTCAACACGGTGGCATTGACGGGctgaagcagcagcatgggAAACTGGAGCTCTCCGACGATGCGGCCGGATCGGGCCAGAGCGGAACAGGGGCGGCAGCTGGCGTTGGTaatggcaacaacaacggtggcggcggcaacagcaaTGATCCTTTCGCGGCGCTCCGTAATCTCGGTGGCAAAAGCAATGGGCTGTACAATTACTTCGCCTAA